The Amblyraja radiata isolate CabotCenter1 chromosome 1, sAmbRad1.1.pri, whole genome shotgun sequence genome contains a region encoding:
- the LOC116981014 gene encoding zinc finger protein 271-like: MENAQQPVSSILLSTEMLQNEIISKLSKGSEHRQRSRNGQKLFICSECGKSFNKYSHLKLHLLVHTGEKPFKCRICEKDFNHPSSLRKHEITHTGEKPFKCSDCEKSFNDSSNLSRHKRIHSGEKPFKCNMCEKEFTYSHHLLSHQRTHTGEKPYQCPTCKKEFSQSSSLVMHQRTHADKRPYKCGTCGKKFQLSRHLASHCCTHTGEKALEYKKEFKRDSSLAKHKRLIIGELPSKCTFCSKMFRLSHNLMNQKHIRAGEKPYQCSACRLKFNQRSSLMKYQHGRERTLLCSVCDKGFNGSNTLAHHIIAGSSPHCTGCGKSFKNSTNHIQHQAIRMEERPYRLAGYRKSFKHAYKGCTQFIEPSEVTRRQDSIQMYEMQETL; encoded by the coding sequence ATGGAGAACGCACAGCAGCCAGTTTCTTCTATTCTTCTGTCTACTGAGATGCTCCAAAATGAGATAATATCAAAGCTTTCCAAAGGGTCAGAACATCGGCAACGTTCCCGAAATGGACAGAAACTCTTCATTTGTTCTGAGTGTGGCAAGAGCTTTAACAAATATTCACATCTCAAACTCCACTTGCTGGTGCATACAGGGGAAAAGCCCTTTAAATGCCGCATATGTGAGAAGGACTTCAATCACCCATCCAGCCTTCGGAAACATGAGATCACGCACACAGGAGAGAAGCCATTCAAATGCTCTGACTGTGAAAAGAGTTTCAACGACTCGTCAAATCTGTCCCGTCACAAACGCATTCACAGTGGTGAGAAGCCATTCAAATGTAATATGTGTGAGAAAGAATTCACTTATTCACACCATCTATTGTCGCACCAGCGCACACATACAGGAGAGAAGCCATATCAATGCCCAACATGTAAGAAAGAATTCAGCCAATCTTCCTCATTAGTGATGCACCAGCGAACGCATGCTGACAAGCGACCCTATAAGTGTGGCACCTGTGGGAAGAAGTTTCAGTTGTCACGCCATTTGGCGAGTCATTGTTGCACGCATACAGgagaaaaagcactggaatacaAGAAAGAGTTCAAGCGTGATTCTAGTTTGGCAAAACATAAGCGTCTCATTATAGGGGAGTTGCCATCTAAATGTACATTTTGTAGCAAGATGTTCCGTCTGTCACACAATCTAATGAACCAGAAGCATATACGCGCTGGTGAGAAGCCATATCAATGCTCTGCATGTCGGCTTAAGTTCAACCAGCGCTCGTCTCTAATGAAGTATCAGCACGGAAGGGAGAGAACACTATTGTGTTCCGTTTGTGACAAAGGATTCAATGGGTCCAACACACTGGCACACCACATCATTGCTGGCAGCAGCCCACATTGCACTGGTTGTGGAAAGAGTTTCAAGAACTCAACAAATCACATTCAGCACCAGGCTATACGCATGGAAGAACGCCCATACAGACTTGCTGGGTACAGGAAGAGCTTCAAGCATGCGTATAAAGGGTGCACACAGTTTATTGAGCCATCGGAAGTTACACGCAGGCAGGACTCCATCCAAATGTACGAGATGCAAGAAACCCTTTAA